Genomic DNA from Fusarium keratoplasticum isolate Fu6.1 chromosome 2, whole genome shotgun sequence:
AGAGCTCTGTGACCTCGGATCATTCTATGGGAGGGGTTCAGAGCCATGATGTCCCACTCACTCCAGCCGGCCAGATGCCAAGACTGTTGCCGCACGTATTGCCAAGCGTTGCCATTTACCAGCAACTATCCATCACTATACACCATAGAAAGTCAAGGTGTGGGATTGATACGACCCAGGTTATTTGACCTCACTCCTCGTGTCCATATTTTCTGGCATGCTCTTGACTGGCTGTGGCATTAGTCAAGGGAGACATTAAGGACTCATTAATTGGGCCCAGTGAGTGGATAAACCGGCTTGCCCGAGCTAGAACAAGTGGGATAGGGAGCATTTAACAAGGGCTGTGGAGCCATGGGCGGCTCACGAAGTGAAAAGCAGACCACCCGAACTTCGCTCACCTTACGACGATTTGCTGGGACAATTGTGTTGGCCACAAGACTCCTTAGCCGGCCTGAACCTCACTGACCGATACCGGCCGGCATTCAGGGCACAATGCCTTTAGTCAGAAACAGTAAGCCGCGGCAAATGCATGAATCAAATCTTTACAATGTTTTCCGACAGCTTATGACCCTATGCCGTGTCCTGCCGTCCTGTGATATAAACTGCTCTTATTCTTGCTTTATGGACTTGACTGTCGGTTACATTCGCGTCTTGTGTTTCACCTGCATGCCAGTGTCTCGACTTCACCGACAACACACACCAGCCAAGCATAATAACTCCTTCCCTTGACATGATGGCACCCACAGTCCCTTTAGCACGCTACCTGTTTACTCGCCTTCGCCAACAACAGGTCGACTACATATACGGCGTTCCTGGTGACTACCTCCTCCGGGCGCTCGACTATATCCCACACTCGGGTCTACGCTTTGTGGGATGCTGCAACGAGCTCAATGCTGGCTACGCTGCTGATGGACATGCCCGTGTGCTTCGTCATAAACACGCCGGCAAGGGACTCGGCGTTTTGTTCACGACATATGGAGTTGGCGAGCTAAGCGCTGCCAATGCAGTGGCTGGTAGCTATGCAGAACATGTACCGGTAGTCCATTTGGTCGGCACACCCAGCCGCAAAGCCCTGCGAGGAAGTGCGGCCTCCGGCGACGAGAGCAGGAAACACCTGCATATCCATCATACCATGGCAGATGAGAGGGCTAGCGTGTTCCGGGAGATCGCAAGCAAGTTCACTATTGCGCAGTTGAACCTTGCTGATGTCGATACGGCTGATATCCCGGGTCGGGTGGATGGGATATTGAATGAGGCCCTTAGTCAAAGTCGCCCGGTATATATTGAGCTTCCATCCGACATGGCccaggtcgaggtcgacgcTCAAGCTCTGGATACGCCCCTTGACGGAAAGTCGCAGACGTTGATTACAAATGCTCAAGATGTTGACCTCGTCGCGCGCGACCTGCTGCAAAAACTCCAATCAGCAGCGCAGCCCATGGTGCTTGTCGATCGCGCCGATGGAGTGGCGGACATCAGGAAGGAAATCAACGACCTCATCCGTCAGTCAAACGTGCCGGCGCTGGCAATGCCCTCAGGCCTCAGCATGATTGATTCCGACACACCGTCTTACTATGGAGTTCACTCAGGAGATGCGGGAATCATCGATACCATGCCCTTTGTCAAGTCCGCCGATTTGGTCCTGGCTTTTGGCCCCCTGTTCACCGACGCGCAGACTCTAGGCTGGCGAACCGTTCCGGATCGACAGAAGATGATTATCATTGGAAAAAATCACGTCGAAGGTCGTCCAGTCGAGGTACGCGAGGTTCTGCTGGCCATATCGCGACAGCTTGACGGCAAAACCTTGCAAAGTCAGAATACCAATCTGCTTGGCGATTTCCGCAGCACTCGGCCTAAGCCCTTTCAGATGGATAAGCCTATTGACCAGACCAACCTGTACCACTACTTGAAGCAGTTCCTCCGCCCCAATGATCTGGTACTGCTGGGGATTGCGACACCGGTTCTCGGCGGCCGGGACCTCGTGATGCCAAAGGGCGGCCAAGTGATCGCCTCTGGGCTCTGGCTGTCCATCGGGCAGATGCTTCCCGCAACACTGGGCGCGGCCCAGGCTCACAGCGGACGCACGATTCTGCTCGACGGTGATGGCAACTTCCAGGTTACTGGGCAAGAGCTGAGCACAATTATCCACCAACGCCTGGACGTGAcaatcttcatcttcaacaacggCGGGTATACCTACGAGCGATACATCCACGGCATGGACGAGTCCTACAACGACATTGCTCCTTGGTCTTACCTCGATGCCCCGGCATTTTTCGGGGCCCCTGCTGACTACCCTGTTCGACTCGATAGAATCAGAACGTGGGGTGGCCTGTCTCGGCTGCTGGAAGACGAAACCTTCCATTCAGGTAGTGGTTTGAAGTTGGTAGATCTGGTTCTCGATAAGTATGATATCCCGGCGACGTTCAAGGAGACCTTTGATCAGGCGGC
This window encodes:
- a CDS encoding Pyruvate decarboxylase; the protein is MMAPTVPLARYLFTRLRQQQVDYIYGVPGDYLLRALDYIPHSGLRFVGCCNELNAGYAADGHARVLRHKHAGKGLGVLFTTYGVGELSAANAVAGSYAEHVPVVHLVGTPSRKALRGSAASGDESRKHLHIHHTMADERASVFREIASKFTIAQLNLADVDTADIPGRVDGILNEALSQSRPVYIELPSDMAQVEVDAQALDTPLDGKSQTLITNAQDVDLVARDLLQKLQSAAQPMVLVDRADGVADIRKEINDLIRQSNVPALAMPSGLSMIDSDTPSYYGVHSGDAGIIDTMPFVKSADLVLAFGPLFTDAQTLGWRTVPDRQKMIIIGKNHVEGRPVEVREVLLAISRQLDGKTLQSQNTNLLGDFRSTRPKPFQMDKPIDQTNLYHYLKQFLRPNDLVLLGIATPVLGGRDLVMPKGGQVIASGLWLSIGQMLPATLGAAQAHSGRTILLDGDGNFQVTGQELSTIIHQRLDVTIFIFNNGGYTYERYIHGMDESYNDIAPWSYLDAPAFFGAPADYPVRLDRIRTWGGLSRLLEDETFHSGSGLKLVDLVLDKYDIPATFKETFDQAAAQL